The nucleotide window TTTTTATATAAAAATAATTAGGAGTAAATCATGAAAACAACATTTTATGGTAAAAAAATATCTGGTATAGTTACTTTGTTACCTGAAACTGAATATACATTTGAAGATGATATGAAATATAATAACTTATCAGAAAAGCAGAATAGAAAGCTTCAAAAAACTATGGGTTACGATAGACATAGATTTTTTAAGCCTGATACATATCTTTCAAAAGTAGCAATTTATGGTTTAAAATTAATGTTTGAAAAAAAACTTTTAATTAAAGATGATATATCTGCAATAGTTGTTTCGACTTCTACCCCAGACTATTTAATGCCAGCAACTTCTAATTTAATAATGAGTGAATTGGATTTGGATAATAGTGTTTTTTGTATGGATACAAACCAACAATGTGCAGGTTTTGTAAATGGTTTATTACAAGCTTTTATGCTTTTAAATAATGATAATATGAAAAAAGTAGTTTTAATAACTGGTGATGTGATGGTTAGAAATCCTGATAGAAGTAATACAAGTGGATACCCACTTTCAGGGGATGCTATTTGTATAACGATAGTAGAAAATTGTGATAAAAAACTTCCTATTTACTATCATTCAATTGTTGATGCAAAATCTTATGATGCTTTAGTTTTTCCTGGCTTAGGATTTAGGGAAATAACGCCAGAAGATAAAATTAGATTTAGTAGTGAAAAATATAGTTTTAATAATAACTTAAATAGTATTCATATGGACGGTCAAGCTGTTTTTCAATATGTTATGCAAGATGTACCAAAATATATCAATGAAACTTTAGAATTAGCTCAAACCAACAAAGATGATTTAGACTACTACTTT belongs to Arcobacter defluvii and includes:
- a CDS encoding 3-oxoacyl-[acyl-carrier-protein] synthase III C-terminal domain-containing protein, yielding MKTTFYGKKISGIVTLLPETEYTFEDDMKYNNLSEKQNRKLQKTMGYDRHRFFKPDTYLSKVAIYGLKLMFEKKLLIKDDISAIVVSTSTPDYLMPATSNLIMSELDLDNSVFCMDTNQQCAGFVNGLLQAFMLLNNDNMKKVVLITGDVMVRNPDRSNTSGYPLSGDAICITIVENCDKKLPIYYHSIVDAKSYDALVFPGLGFREITPEDKIRFSSEKYSFNNNLNSIHMDGQAVFQYVMQDVPKYINETLELAQTNKDDLDYYFFHQPNKFMVDKLAQKIEVSENKVPSNVVTFYGNSSSSTIPVCICHNVKDTILKNNYRSMLAGFGAGLSYSGIVMNLGEFDFCEMIVTNF